In the Clostridium sporogenes genome, one interval contains:
- a CDS encoding phosphate propanoyltransferase has translation MDNLLLETLVKEVVERVKEEAFVEVEASGRHVHLSRKDINLLFGEGYELTNIKDLSQPGQYACKERVTLVGPKGTISNVVVLGPERKETQVEVSLTDALALGIKAPVKESADIEGTPSIIIFAGNKVIQKDKGVIVAKRHIHMTPEDAKKFNVSDKEIVKVKVFTQRPLIFDDVIIRVSKKFKTYMHIDYDEANACGFSKGTLAKIIK, from the coding sequence ATGGACAATCTTTTATTAGAAACCTTAGTAAAGGAAGTAGTAGAAAGAGTAAAAGAAGAAGCATTTGTAGAAGTTGAAGCTTCAGGAAGGCACGTCCATTTAAGTAGAAAAGATATAAATCTATTATTTGGAGAAGGATATGAACTAACAAATATAAAAGATCTTTCCCAACCAGGACAATATGCATGTAAAGAAAGAGTAACTTTAGTTGGACCTAAAGGAACTATAAGTAATGTAGTAGTTTTAGGACCAGAAAGAAAAGAAACACAAGTTGAGGTATCTTTAACAGATGCTTTAGCTTTAGGAATAAAAGCACCTGTTAAAGAAAGTGCAGATATAGAAGGTACCCCTTCAATTATAATATTTGCTGGAAATAAAGTTATACAAAAAGATAAAGGTGTAATTGTAGCAAAGAGACATATACACATGACTCCAGAAGACGCCAAGAAATTTAATGTTTCTGATAAAGAAATAGTAAAGGTTAAAGTTTTTACTCAAAGACCGTTAATCTTTGATGACGTGATAATTAGAGTAAGTAAAAAATTTAAAACTTATATGCATATAGATTATGACGAGGCTAATGCATGCGGATTTTCTAAGGGGACCTTAGCAAAGATAATTAAATAA
- a CDS encoding TIGR02536 family ethanolamine utilization protein → MDFEKLVDMITKEVAKRLSDLNFKEESMKKETVVILATTSYKKIEENLNNKYDIRYFDEGLRECDKIIIPRTCIKLLSNLANGICSEEMHKFISIMLLKGKKVYMMEDGIEYKKYRERAPKALLDMYEGFEEKIKTFGINIISSLDEIEGNINKEESLNESSERIGNLCSDNNEENFLFKGRKLITESDLRKIYMKGVKEVSIDKKALITPLASDFVRIHQLIIKRV, encoded by the coding sequence GTGGATTTTGAAAAACTAGTGGACATGATAACTAAGGAAGTAGCTAAAAGACTTTCTGATTTGAATTTTAAAGAGGAGAGTATGAAAAAAGAGACGGTAGTTATACTAGCTACCACTTCTTATAAAAAAATTGAAGAAAATCTAAATAATAAATATGATATTAGGTATTTTGATGAAGGCCTTAGAGAGTGTGACAAGATAATAATTCCAAGAACATGTATAAAGCTTCTTTCAAATTTAGCTAATGGAATTTGTTCAGAAGAGATGCATAAATTTATATCTATAATGCTTTTAAAAGGTAAAAAAGTTTATATGATGGAAGATGGAATAGAATATAAGAAGTATAGAGAAAGAGCGCCAAAGGCCCTTTTGGATATGTATGAAGGCTTTGAAGAAAAGATAAAGACTTTTGGAATAAATATAATTTCTTCTTTAGACGAAATAGAAGGTAATATAAACAAAGAAGAATCTTTAAACGAATCTAGTGAAAGAATTGGTAATTTATGTAGCGATAATAATGAAGAAAATTTTTTATTTAAAGGGAGAAAGCTTATAACTGAATCGGATTTAAGGAAGATATATATGAAAGGAGTAAAAGAGGTTTCAATAGACAAAAAAGCTTTAATTACTCCTTTAGCATCTGACTTTGTAAGAATCCACCAGTTAATTATTAAAAGAGTTTAA
- a CDS encoding EutN/CcmL family microcompartment protein — MIIGKVVGNVWATRKDEKLSGQKFLVVRIIESKSKEKDELFVVSDNVGAGQGDYVLITTGSSARISLGNEEIPVDATIIGIIDSIEVDDE; from the coding sequence ATGATAATAGGAAAAGTTGTAGGCAACGTATGGGCTACTAGAAAAGATGAAAAATTGAGTGGACAAAAGTTTTTAGTTGTAAGAATAATAGAAAGTAAGTCTAAAGAAAAAGATGAACTTTTTGTAGTTTCTGATAATGTTGGAGCCGGCCAGGGAGATTATGTACTTATTACAACTGGAAGTTCAGCAAGGATTTCTCTTGGGAATGAGGAGATACCAGTAGATGCAACAATAATTGGAATAATAGATTCTATAGAGGTTGATGATGAATAA
- a CDS encoding BMC domain-containing protein codes for MNKSIGGIEFRSLSKGIEICDLMVKKSYVNILMSKPICPGKFLVIISGDSEEVYEAINVGKNTGEKFIIDTFIIHGVDNRIIEFLKGKREKTKFVESIGTIETTNVSSGIVALNKALKFSNIDILKINMAFGIGGKLLFIVSGSVSDLDEGIKEGIKVIDRKRLVDYSIIPSPSPLIIDSIL; via the coding sequence ATGAATAAATCTATAGGGGGAATTGAATTCAGAAGTTTAAGTAAAGGTATAGAAATCTGTGATTTAATGGTGAAAAAATCTTATGTTAATATACTTATGTCAAAACCCATATGTCCAGGAAAATTTCTTGTCATAATAAGTGGTGATTCAGAAGAAGTTTATGAGGCTATAAATGTAGGAAAAAATACAGGAGAAAAATTTATAATAGATACTTTTATTATACATGGAGTAGATAATAGAATAATAGAATTTTTAAAAGGTAAAAGAGAAAAGACAAAATTTGTAGAGTCTATTGGAACAATTGAAACAACAAATGTTTCATCAGGAATAGTAGCTTTAAATAAAGCCTTGAAGTTTTCAAATATAGATATATTAAAAATAAATATGGCTTTTGGAATAGGAGGAAAACTACTATTTATTGTTTCAGGTTCAGTGAGTGATTTAGATGAGGGGATAAAAGAGGGAATTAAAGTTATAGATAGAAAAAGGCTTGTAGATTACTCAATTATTCCTTCACCTAGTCCTTTAATTATAGATAGCATATTATAA
- the eutH gene encoding ethanolamine utilization protein EutH produces the protein MGINDIIIYLMVIFMVVAAIDKCLDNKFGLGEQMEEGFMAMGSLTLAMVGVICLAPVLSNILKPIVVPLYNALGADPAMFATTLLANDMGGFQLAVKLANSPEAGMFAGVILGAMMGPTIVFTIPVALGIIKKEDHKFLATGVLAGIITIPLGAIAGGLTAGYSIIMILKNLVPIILFAALIVIGLWKIPDKIIKGFTYFGKTVVVIITLGLAAAVVEKLTGIVTIPGMAPIEEGFAVVSDIAVVLAGAFPMVYVITKVFKKPLMSLGKILGMNDIAAAGMIASLANNIPMFGMMKDMDDKGKIINVAFAVSASFVFGDHLGFVAGVAKNMIFPMIIGKLVAGITAVAVAVFISNKIVEKEA, from the coding sequence ATGGGAATAAACGACATTATAATTTATTTAATGGTTATATTCATGGTAGTGGCTGCTATAGACAAATGCTTAGACAATAAATTTGGCTTAGGAGAACAAATGGAAGAAGGGTTTATGGCAATGGGATCTTTAACCCTTGCTATGGTTGGAGTTATATGCCTTGCTCCCGTTCTTTCTAATATTTTAAAGCCGATTGTTGTACCACTTTATAATGCTTTAGGTGCAGACCCAGCTATGTTTGCAACAACTTTGCTTGCAAATGATATGGGAGGATTCCAATTAGCAGTAAAACTAGCAAATTCCCCAGAAGCTGGCATGTTTGCAGGAGTTATATTAGGAGCTATGATGGGACCTACTATAGTATTTACTATACCAGTAGCTCTTGGAATAATAAAAAAAGAAGATCACAAATTCTTAGCTACAGGAGTACTTGCAGGCATTATTACGATACCTCTTGGAGCTATAGCTGGAGGATTAACAGCAGGATATTCTATTATTATGATATTAAAGAACCTAGTACCAATAATTTTATTTGCAGCATTAATTGTTATAGGTCTTTGGAAAATTCCAGATAAAATAATAAAGGGATTTACATACTTTGGTAAAACTGTAGTAGTTATAATTACTTTAGGCCTTGCAGCAGCAGTTGTGGAAAAGCTAACTGGTATAGTAACAATACCAGGAATGGCACCAATTGAAGAAGGTTTTGCAGTAGTTTCTGATATTGCAGTTGTACTAGCTGGAGCTTTTCCAATGGTTTATGTAATAACTAAAGTATTTAAAAAACCATTAATGAGCCTTGGTAAAATATTGGGGATGAATGATATAGCAGCAGCAGGAATGATTGCTTCTCTTGCAAACAATATACCAATGTTTGGAATGATGAAAGACATGGATGATAAAGGAAAAATAATAAATGTTGCTTTTGCAGTTTCAGCATCTTTTGTATTTGGAGATCACTTAGGATTTGTTGCGGGAGTTGCAAAAAATATGATATTCCCTATGATAATTGGAAAACTTGTAGCAGGAATTACAGCAGTAGCAGTAGCTGTATTTATATCTAACAAGATAGTAGAAAAGGAGGCATAA
- a CDS encoding cupin domain-containing protein has product MNLDSKVIEDLVRKIIEEKLNEASASEKKDFVLNKDISGITSVKLNTVRVDESNRLDTGNPNDVVYTKDLFDLEESPRLGCGIMEMKETTFDWTLNYDEIDYVIEGHLDIIIDGRKVSADAGELILIPKGSKIQFSVPNYARFIYITYPADWTSQND; this is encoded by the coding sequence ATGAACTTAGATTCTAAAGTTATAGAAGATTTAGTAAGAAAAATCATAGAAGAAAAATTAAATGAAGCTAGTGCTTCAGAAAAAAAAGACTTTGTATTAAATAAGGATATAAGTGGAATAACTTCAGTTAAATTAAATACAGTGAGGGTTGATGAATCTAATAGATTAGATACAGGAAACCCTAATGATGTAGTTTATACTAAAGACTTATTTGATTTAGAAGAAAGCCCAAGACTTGGTTGTGGAATTATGGAAATGAAAGAAACAACCTTTGACTGGACTTTAAACTATGATGAAATAGACTATGTTATAGAAGGTCATTTAGATATAATCATAGATGGAAGAAAAGTATCAGCAGATGCAGGTGAACTTATTTTAATACCTAAGGGAAGCAAGATACAATTTTCTGTTCCTAATTATGCAAGATTTATATATATAACTTACCCAGCAGATTGGACATCACAAAATGATTAA
- a CDS encoding PocR ligand-binding domain-containing protein: MQSLKHIKNYIDIEMFQKIQDDIAKATGLGIITCDYKGKPVTKHSRCSQFCMAIRKIKSCKELCEKCDSRGGLEAVRTGKPYIYRCHKGLVDFAVPIIIEGHYLGSVMAGQILTEKEQLEKLETMVQSSDESKLEDELLDLYNETTVIPFKKIEAVAHMMFHISNYIVGEAVLKMAQSELNEKSIKFIEYEKIKTELEKKLKTSQLKNLQSQVNPHFLFNTLNTIASLALVESAPKTREVVCNLSDMLKYNLKKVDQMVTFDDEVRYSTSYLTLQKIRFGDRLKFYFDIEERCKKIEIPFMILQPFIENSIVHGLQLKENGGTVKIAAWETNENLIISIIDDGVGIPSYKLKDINDFENYKEVNRMGIDNVKQRMQYYYGENYSIDIKSKINYGTEVNISLPKHL; this comes from the coding sequence TTGCAAAGTTTAAAACATATAAAAAATTATATAGATATAGAAATGTTTCAAAAAATTCAAGATGATATTGCAAAGGCAACTGGGTTAGGTATAATTACATGTGATTATAAAGGAAAACCTGTGACAAAACATAGTAGGTGTTCACAATTTTGCATGGCTATAAGAAAAATTAAAAGTTGTAAAGAATTGTGTGAAAAGTGTGATTCTAGAGGAGGTTTAGAAGCTGTAAGAACTGGAAAACCTTATATATATAGATGTCACAAAGGATTAGTAGATTTTGCTGTTCCTATTATTATAGAAGGTCATTATTTAGGATCAGTTATGGCAGGGCAAATTTTAACAGAAAAAGAACAACTTGAAAAGTTAGAAACTATGGTACAAAGTTCTGATGAGTCTAAATTAGAGGATGAACTTTTAGACTTATATAATGAAACCACAGTGATACCCTTTAAAAAAATAGAAGCCGTAGCACACATGATGTTTCATATAAGTAATTATATAGTAGGAGAAGCTGTGCTAAAAATGGCACAATCAGAATTGAATGAAAAAAGCATTAAATTTATAGAATATGAAAAAATTAAAACAGAACTTGAAAAAAAATTAAAAACATCACAATTAAAGAATTTACAATCTCAAGTTAATCCACATTTTTTATTTAATACATTGAATACTATTGCATCTCTTGCCTTAGTTGAAAGTGCACCTAAAACTCGAGAAGTTGTATGCAATTTATCAGATATGCTAAAATATAATTTGAAAAAAGTTGATCAAATGGTAACTTTTGATGATGAAGTTAGATATAGCACATCCTATTTAACATTACAAAAAATTAGATTTGGAGATAGACTGAAATTTTATTTTGATATTGAGGAAAGATGTAAAAAAATTGAAATCCCATTTATGATATTGCAACCATTCATAGAGAATTCTATTGTTCATGGGTTACAGTTGAAAGAAAATGGAGGAACAGTTAAAATAGCAGCTTGGGAAACTAATGAAAATTTAATAATAAGTATAATAGATGATGGAGTAGGAATACCTTCATATAAATTAAAGGATATTAATGATTTTGAAAATTATAAAGAAGTAAATAGAATGGGTATTGATAATGTTAAACAGCGGATGCAATATTATTATGGTGAAAATTATTCTATTGATATAAAGAGTAAAATAAATTATGGTACAGAAGTAAATATAAGTTTACCCAAACACCTTTAA
- a CDS encoding response regulator translates to MYKILLADDEWLEREVLKIILGNIEENIEIVGEASNGKEAVELTDKLDPDIIFMDTRMPAMDGITAAEIIKSKDEYKKIVMLIDYGEYDFIHKALTNGDIAYLSKPIKDLELLNCIQIQINNIKNGKNKFGKLNKVLYPALEYIEANYSEEITLEKAASISNLSIYYFSKLFKKEMGMTFISYVTKYKIEKAEELLENTDIPIVNIASQLGYYECGYFTKVFKKIKGITPSEYRNKIKKNHSIFK, encoded by the coding sequence ATGTATAAAATATTGTTAGCAGATGATGAATGGTTAGAAAGAGAAGTATTAAAGATAATATTAGGTAATATAGAAGAAAATATTGAAATTGTTGGTGAAGCTTCAAATGGAAAAGAAGCTGTGGAGCTTACAGATAAATTGGATCCTGATATTATATTTATGGATACAAGAATGCCAGCAATGGATGGAATAACTGCAGCAGAAATTATAAAAAGTAAGGATGAATACAAAAAAATAGTTATGCTTATTGATTATGGAGAATATGATTTTATACATAAAGCATTAACAAATGGAGATATTGCTTATCTTTCAAAACCTATTAAAGATTTAGAATTGTTAAATTGTATTCAAATACAAATTAATAATATAAAGAATGGGAAAAATAAATTTGGTAAATTGAATAAAGTATTATATCCAGCTTTGGAATATATAGAAGCAAATTACAGCGAAGAGATTACTTTAGAAAAGGCAGCAAGTATATCAAATTTGAGCATATATTATTTTAGTAAATTATTCAAAAAGGAAATGGGAATGACTTTTATATCCTATGTTACTAAATATAAAATAGAGAAAGCCGAAGAATTATTAGAAAATACTGACATACCAATAGTTAATATAGCCTCACAACTTGGATATTATGAATGTGGATATTTTACCAAAGTTTTTAAAAAGATAAAAGGTATTACACCAAGCGAATACAGAAATAAAATAAAAAAAAATCACTCAATTTTTAAATAG
- a CDS encoding propanediol/glycerol family dehydratase large subunit, whose protein sequence is MRSKRFQVLSEREVNKDGFIGEWSKEGLIAMKSPNDPNPSVKIENCIITELDGKKREEFDMIDRFIADYGINLNNVEKAMSLDSLEISKMLVDVNVDRDTIVKITTAITPAKIVEVVGHMNVVEMMMALQKMRARKTPANQCHVTNLKDNPVQIAADAAEAAVRGFAEMETTVGIVRYAPFNALSLLVGSQVGRGGILTQCSVEEATELELGMRGLTSYAETVSVYGTEPVFTDGDDTPWSKAFLASAYASRGLKMRFTSGSGSEALMGYAEGKSMLYLEARCIYITKGAGVQGLQNGAVSCIGMPGALPSGIRSVLAENLITTMLDIEVASANDQTFSHSDIRRTARTLMQMLPGTDFIFSGYSAVPNYDNMFAGSNFDAEDFDDYNVLQRDLMVDGGLRPVSEDEVIKVRNKAAKALQTVFKRLGLPTVTDEEVEAATYAHGSKDMPGRNVVEDLKSAEEMMKRGITGIDIVKALSKGGFDDVAMNVLNMLKQRISGDYLHTSAILDSEFNVISAVNDRNDYMGPGTGYRLSKERWEEIKNIPNAMKPEDID, encoded by the coding sequence GTGAGATCAAAAAGATTCCAAGTTTTATCAGAACGTGAAGTAAACAAAGATGGATTTATAGGTGAATGGTCAAAAGAAGGTTTAATAGCAATGAAAAGCCCTAATGATCCAAATCCAAGTGTAAAAATTGAAAACTGTATAATTACAGAACTTGATGGCAAAAAAAGAGAAGAATTTGACATGATAGATAGATTTATAGCTGATTATGGAATTAATCTTAATAATGTAGAAAAGGCTATGTCTTTAGATTCATTAGAGATAAGTAAAATGCTTGTAGATGTCAATGTAGACAGAGATACTATAGTAAAAATAACAACTGCAATAACTCCAGCAAAAATAGTAGAAGTAGTTGGACACATGAATGTAGTAGAAATGATGATGGCTCTTCAAAAAATGAGAGCAAGAAAAACTCCTGCAAATCAATGTCACGTAACAAACCTTAAAGATAATCCAGTTCAAATAGCAGCAGATGCCGCTGAAGCAGCAGTAAGAGGTTTTGCAGAAATGGAAACTACAGTAGGTATAGTAAGATATGCTCCATTTAACGCATTATCATTACTTGTAGGATCCCAAGTAGGTCGTGGAGGAATACTTACTCAGTGTTCTGTTGAGGAAGCTACAGAATTAGAACTTGGAATGAGAGGACTTACAAGTTATGCAGAAACAGTTTCAGTTTATGGAACAGAACCAGTATTTACAGATGGTGATGATACTCCTTGGTCAAAAGCATTTTTAGCATCAGCATATGCTTCAAGAGGACTTAAAATGAGATTTACATCAGGTAGTGGATCAGAAGCATTAATGGGATATGCTGAAGGTAAGTCAATGCTTTATTTAGAAGCTAGATGTATATATATTACAAAAGGAGCAGGGGTTCAAGGATTACAAAATGGAGCTGTTAGTTGTATAGGTATGCCAGGTGCACTTCCATCAGGAATAAGATCTGTACTTGCAGAAAACTTAATTACAACTATGCTTGATATAGAAGTAGCTTCAGCTAATGACCAAACATTCTCACATTCAGATATAAGAAGAACAGCAAGAACTTTAATGCAAATGCTTCCAGGAACAGATTTTATATTCTCAGGATATAGTGCAGTTCCTAACTATGATAACATGTTTGCAGGTTCAAACTTTGATGCAGAAGATTTCGATGATTACAATGTTCTTCAAAGAGACTTAATGGTAGATGGTGGATTGAGACCAGTATCAGAAGATGAAGTAATTAAAGTAAGAAACAAGGCTGCAAAAGCTTTACAGACAGTATTTAAAAGATTAGGACTTCCAACAGTTACAGATGAAGAAGTTGAAGCTGCAACCTATGCACATGGAAGTAAAGATATGCCTGGAAGAAATGTAGTTGAAGATTTAAAATCAGCAGAAGAAATGATGAAAAGAGGAATAACTGGAATTGACATAGTTAAAGCATTAAGCAAGGGTGGATTTGATGATGTAGCTATGAATGTTCTTAATATGTTAAAACAAAGAATTTCAGGTGACTATTTACACACATCAGCAATACTTGATAGTGAATTTAATGTTATCAGTGCTGTTAATGATAGAAATGATTATATGGGACCTGGAACAGGATATAGATTGAGCAAAGAAAGATGGGAAGAAATTAAAAATATTCCTAATGCTATGAAACCAGAAGATATAGATTAA
- a CDS encoding propanediol/glycerol family dehydratase medium subunit — protein sequence MSNEANKFIMPELEVKEIGNAEVGKRADEVVIALAPAFSKYQHKTIVNIPHSDVLRELIAGIEEEGLTARLIRVVRTSDVSFMANDAAKYSGSGIGIGIQSKGTTVIHQKDLLPLNNLELFPQAPLLTLETFRLIGKNAAKYAKGESPTPVPTENDQMARPKYQAKAALLHIKETKHVVEGAKPIQLEVTL from the coding sequence ATGAGTAATGAAGCTAATAAATTTATTATGCCAGAATTAGAAGTAAAAGAAATAGGAAATGCTGAAGTAGGAAAAAGAGCGGATGAAGTAGTTATAGCATTAGCACCAGCTTTTAGTAAATATCAGCATAAAACAATAGTTAATATACCTCATAGCGATGTGTTAAGAGAACTTATAGCAGGTATAGAAGAGGAAGGACTTACTGCACGTTTAATCAGAGTTGTTAGAACTTCAGATGTATCTTTTATGGCAAATGATGCTGCAAAGTATAGTGGTTCAGGAATAGGAATAGGAATACAGTCTAAGGGAACAACTGTTATTCATCAAAAAGATTTATTACCACTTAATAATTTAGAGCTTTTTCCACAAGCACCACTTTTAACATTAGAAACTTTTAGACTTATAGGAAAAAATGCAGCAAAATATGCAAAGGGTGAATCACCAACACCAGTACCAACAGAAAATGATCAAATGGCAAGACCAAAATATCAAGCAAAAGCTGCACTATTGCATATAAAAGAAACTAAGCATGTTGTAGAAGGAGCTAAACCAATACAATTAGAGGTTACTTTATAA
- a CDS encoding diol dehydratase small subunit, with the protein MSIDLKNINPKTDYPLATKRPEWVKTPTGKDLKEITLDKVLNGEVKPEDVRISPETLEMQAKIAEADNRHAIARNLRRASELIAIPDERILEIYNALRPFRSTKEELLDIAKELENEYSAKVNAEFVREAAKVYEKRNKLRKDS; encoded by the coding sequence ATGAGTATAGATTTAAAAAATATAAATCCAAAAACAGATTATCCTTTGGCTACTAAAAGACCAGAGTGGGTTAAAACACCAACAGGCAAAGATTTAAAAGAAATAACTTTAGATAAAGTATTAAATGGAGAAGTTAAACCAGAAGATGTAAGAATATCTCCAGAAACATTAGAAATGCAAGCTAAAATAGCAGAAGCAGATAATAGACATGCTATAGCAAGAAATCTAAGAAGAGCTTCTGAACTTATAGCTATACCAGATGAAAGAATACTTGAAATATACAACGCATTAAGACCATTCCGTTCAACAAAAGAAGAACTTTTAGATATTGCAAAAGAGTTAGAAAATGAATATAGTGCAAAAGTTAATGCTGAATTTGTAAGAGAAGCAGCAAAAGTATATGAAAAAAGAAATAAGTTAAGAAAAGATAGTTAA
- a CDS encoding diol dehydratase reactivase subunit alpha, producing MKFVAGADIGNATTEVALAKVYDDGKIEFLSSGIVKTTGIKGTKSNIDGVIDSLKKALGKVSMIIEDLDLLRINEAAPVIGDVAMETITETIITESTMIGHNPSTPGGIGLGVGTTIKIEDLENIDAKELKKDEAFIAVVLGSMNFLEAAARINFAMDSGIPITGAILQKDDGVLINNRLKKVIPIVDEVMLLEKVPLNMRAAVEVAPPGGVVEVLSNPYGIATVFSLSSEETKSVVPISRALIGNRSAVVIKTPKGDVQEKRIPAGKININGLKRKESVDVEDGAESIMEAINLCAPIEDINGEPGTNAGGMLEKVRQVMSKLTAQKIADIKIQDLLAVDTFIPQKVKGGLAEEFSMENAVGIAAMVKADKLQMQRIADELEEEMNIQVEVGGVEADMAIRGALTTPGSNTPLAILDMGAGSTDASIIDKNGKITSIHLAGAGNMVTMLIQSELGLEEFALAEDIKKYPLAKVESLFHIRHEDGTVEFFDKPLDPEIFARVVILKEGNMIPIYGESSFEKIKIIRKAAKSKVFVTNCIRALTLVSPTNNIRDIDYVVLVGGSSLDFEVPQLVTDALAQYKIVAGRGNIRGIEGPRNAVATGLILSYNKGDNI from the coding sequence ATGAAATTTGTTGCAGGAGCAGATATAGGTAATGCAACCACTGAAGTGGCTCTAGCTAAAGTTTATGATGATGGGAAAATAGAATTTTTATCTAGTGGTATAGTAAAAACTACGGGAATAAAGGGAACCAAAAGCAATATAGATGGTGTAATAGATTCACTTAAAAAGGCACTAGGTAAAGTTTCAATGATTATAGAAGACTTAGATCTTTTGAGAATAAATGAAGCAGCTCCAGTTATTGGAGATGTAGCCATGGAAACTATAACTGAAACTATTATAACAGAGTCTACAATGATAGGACATAATCCGTCCACACCAGGGGGCATAGGCTTAGGTGTAGGAACTACAATTAAAATAGAAGATTTGGAAAACATAGATGCAAAAGAATTAAAAAAAGATGAAGCTTTTATTGCAGTAGTTTTAGGGAGTATGAACTTTTTGGAAGCAGCAGCAAGAATAAATTTTGCAATGGATTCAGGAATTCCTATAACTGGAGCTATACTTCAAAAAGATGATGGTGTTCTAATAAATAATAGATTAAAAAAGGTAATCCCTATAGTAGATGAGGTTATGCTTTTAGAAAAAGTTCCTTTAAATATGAGAGCCGCTGTAGAAGTTGCCCCACCTGGAGGTGTGGTAGAAGTACTATCTAATCCTTATGGCATTGCAACAGTTTTTAGTTTAAGTTCGGAAGAAACTAAATCTGTAGTTCCAATATCTAGAGCGTTAATTGGAAATAGATCTGCAGTAGTAATAAAAACTCCTAAGGGAGATGTACAAGAAAAAAGAATTCCAGCAGGAAAAATTAATATAAATGGTTTAAAAAGAAAAGAATCTGTAGATGTAGAAGATGGAGCAGAAAGCATTATGGAAGCTATAAATCTGTGTGCTCCTATTGAGGATATAAATGGAGAACCAGGAACTAATGCAGGAGGAATGCTTGAAAAAGTAAGGCAGGTAATGTCTAAACTTACTGCACAAAAAATAGCGGATATAAAGATTCAAGACCTGCTAGCAGTAGATACATTTATTCCACAGAAAGTTAAAGGTGGATTAGCAGAAGAATTTTCTATGGAAAATGCAGTAGGAATTGCAGCAATGGTTAAAGCTGATAAATTGCAGATGCAAAGAATAGCTGATGAATTAGAAGAGGAAATGAATATACAAGTAGAAGTTGGTGGAGTTGAGGCTGACATGGCTATAAGAGGAGCATTAACTACACCTGGAAGTAATACACCTCTTGCTATTCTTGACATGGGAGCAGGATCAACAGATGCGTCAATAATAGACAAAAATGGTAAGATTACTTCCATACATTTAGCAGGTGCAGGTAACATGGTTACTATGCTAATTCAATCTGAACTTGGATTAGAAGAATTTGCTTTAGCAGAAGATATAAAAAAATATCCATTAGCTAAGGTAGAAAGTTTATTCCATATAAGACATGAAGATGGTACAGTAGAATTCTTTGATAAACCTTTAGATCCAGAAATATTTGCAAGGGTAGTTATTTTAAAAGAGGGAAATATGATTCCTATATATGGAGAAAGCTCTTTTGAAAAAATAAAGATTATTAGAAAAGCAGCGAAGTCAAAAGTATTTGTTACAAATTGTATAAGAGCTTTAACTTTAGTTTCTCCTACTAATAATATAAGAGATATTGATTATGTAGTTTTAGTTGGAGGATCATCTTTAGATTTTGAAGTGCCGCAACTTGTTACAGATGCATTAGCTCAATATAAAATAGTAGCAGGAAGAGGAAATATTAGAGGAATTGAAGGACCAAGAAACGCTGTAGCTACAGGTCTTATACTATCATACAACAAGGGTGATAATATATGA